The Lewinellaceae bacterium genome includes a region encoding these proteins:
- a CDS encoding c-type cytochrome — translation MKQLVFFFLVIAATLSACNNNGVNTGTDEAAKAATPENSSSPIPGTQVTQEQLEKLKPNANIPDGVFAVKKVNFAPEVSEFMVQKGTRVFDAKCKSCHTIKGAGGTASAFEGMYDRHDPAWVMNVVRNVPMDDLDKQLKKCPVRTPEGALEVIDARDLLEMIRSVSPVEVEAKK, via the coding sequence ATGAAGCAATTAGTATTTTTCTTTTTAGTTATTGCAGCCACCTTATCCGCTTGCAATAATAATGGAGTAAACACAGGAACGGATGAAGCGGCAAAGGCGGCCACACCGGAAAATTCAAGTTCTCCCATTCCAGGTACCCAGGTCACCCAGGAACAGCTGGAAAAGCTTAAGCCCAATGCCAATATTCCCGATGGAGTATTTGCGGTAAAAAAAGTCAATTTTGCTCCTGAAGTAAGTGAATTTATGGTGCAAAAAGGAACACGGGTGTTTGATGCCAAATGCAAATCATGCCATACCATCAAAGGGGCAGGCGGAACGGCTTCAGCCTTCGAAGGTATGTATGATCGCCACGATCCGGCATGGGTGATGAACGTAGTCCGAAACGTGCCCATGGATGATCTGGACAAGCAGTTGAAAAAATGCCCGGTCAGAACTCCTGAAGGAGCACTGGAAGTCATAGACGCAAGGGATCTGCTGGAAATGATCAGGAGTGTGAGCCCGGTGGAGGTAGAGGCGAAAAAGTAA